The following coding sequences lie in one Deltaproteobacteria bacterium genomic window:
- a CDS encoding amidohydrolase encodes MAKNGFKAMDSDMHVFEPADLWQRYIDKKYIDRAPKGLNRAFRDLGVEVEGKVMPIPRQPENPALAKYRQDFFQEKYGEAGKRNFDGVSQLQAMDNEGLDVAFLFPTRALTVLGIDGLDPDFATAIARAYNDWLHDFAQADPKRMFGITMVAPHDISGSIEEIRRTVKDYGFRGIFLRPNHVNNKKWSDPYYDPLWAECEKLNLPVGFHEAGRVYLPQPAFFHICSTFSMFNTFGFPFANMLACGDMIFGGVMERFPKIKVAFLEGNCSWVPWLLWRMGEYAETTGVAEYPELTMTPLEYFQRNCYGAVECDEITAKHIPEYGLEDNMVFSTDYPHLDVKYPHAIDTFLKQPFTEQMKRKWLWDNCAKMYNFG; translated from the coding sequence ATGGCAAAGAACGGCTTCAAAGCGATGGACTCCGACATGCACGTGTTCGAACCGGCGGATTTATGGCAACGCTACATCGACAAGAAATATATCGACCGCGCGCCCAAAGGATTGAACCGCGCCTTCCGCGACCTCGGCGTCGAAGTCGAAGGCAAAGTGATGCCGATCCCGCGCCAACCGGAAAACCCCGCGCTGGCGAAATACCGCCAGGATTTTTTCCAGGAGAAATACGGCGAGGCCGGCAAACGCAACTTCGACGGCGTATCGCAGCTCCAAGCGATGGATAACGAAGGCCTCGATGTCGCGTTTCTATTTCCGACTCGCGCGCTCACCGTGCTCGGCATCGACGGCCTCGATCCCGACTTCGCCACCGCCATCGCGCGCGCTTACAACGACTGGCTGCACGACTTCGCCCAGGCCGATCCCAAGCGCATGTTCGGCATCACCATGGTCGCGCCCCACGACATCAGCGGATCGATTGAAGAGATCCGCCGCACCGTAAAAGACTACGGCTTCCGCGGCATCTTTCTCCGGCCCAACCACGTCAACAATAAAAAATGGAGCGATCCCTACTACGATCCGTTGTGGGCCGAGTGCGAGAAGTTGAATCTACCGGTGGGCTTCCACGAAGCCGGCCGGGTTTATCTACCGCAGCCGGCGTTCTTTCACATCTGCTCGACCTTCTCGATGTTCAACACCTTCGGCTTTCCCTTCGCCAACATGCTCGCCTGCGGCGATATGATCTTTGGCGGCGTGATGGAACGTTTTCCAAAAATAAAAGTCGCCTTTCTGGAAGGCAACTGCTCCTGGGTGCCGTGGCTGCTCTGGCGCATGGGCGAATACGCCGAAACCACCGGCGTGGCGGAATATCCCGAGCTAACGATGACGCCGCTGGAATACTTCCAACGCAACTGCTACGGCGCCGTCGAATGCGACGAAATCACCGCCAAACACATTCCCGAGTACGGCCTCGAAGACAACATGGTCTTCTCCACCGACTACCCCCACCTGGACGTCAAATATCCCCACGCCATCGACACGTTCTTAAAGCAACCCTTCACCGAACAAATGAAACGCAAATGGTTGTGGGACAACTGCGCCAAGATGTATAATTTCGGATAG
- a CDS encoding GxxExxY protein, whose protein sequence is MTEDEVKHLCDRVRQIAYDIHVYLGPGHLERVYEAALVHRLRKANIVVEPQHPLNVYDEDGTLLGEYYADLLVESVLIVEIKAGRALALEHEAQILGYLRSAKLEHGLLLNFGSSRFEIRKFVWSQYLNRQRSLK, encoded by the coding sequence ATGACGGAGGATGAGGTCAAGCACTTGTGCGATCGAGTGCGGCAAATTGCCTATGATATTCATGTGTATCTGGGGCCGGGACATCTGGAAAGAGTTTACGAAGCTGCGCTGGTGCATCGTTTGCGCAAGGCCAACATTGTCGTCGAACCGCAACATCCCTTAAACGTCTACGATGAGGATGGAACTCTACTCGGCGAATATTACGCTGACCTGCTGGTGGAAAGCGTGCTGATTGTCGAGATCAAGGCTGGCAGAGCGCTCGCTCTGGAACATGAAGCTCAAATCCTTGGTTATCTTCGTTCGGCCAAACTCGAACATGGATTATTGTTGAACTTCGGTTCGTCCAGGTTTGAAATTCGTAAGTTTGTCTGGTCGCAGTATCTGAATCGTCAACGCTCCTTAAAGTGA